The following are from one region of the Arcobacter defluvii genome:
- the pdxH gene encoding pyridoxamine 5'-phosphate oxidase, with the protein MDLTSLRAKYTTRGLDIKDLNPNPFLQFELWFNQAMQAELTEPNAFSLATVGADMMPSIRTVLLKIFDEKGFVFFTNYTSTKAKQIEQNPKAAALFPWLDLERQVKIEGNIEKISTTESLKYFLSRPKGSQIGAWVSHQSQVISSRSLLEQKFDEIKRKFVKGEVPFPDFWGGYIIKPTKIEFWQGGQDRLHDRFLYELKDDNTWTISRLAP; encoded by the coding sequence TTGGATTTAACAAGCCTTAGAGCAAAATACACAACAAGAGGTTTAGATATAAAAGATTTAAACCCAAATCCTTTTTTACAATTTGAGCTTTGGTTCAATCAAGCGATGCAAGCAGAACTTACTGAACCAAATGCTTTTTCACTTGCAACTGTTGGAGCTGATATGATGCCAAGTATTAGAACAGTTTTATTAAAAATATTTGATGAAAAAGGTTTTGTTTTCTTTACAAATTACACAAGTACAAAAGCGAAACAAATAGAACAAAATCCCAAAGCAGCTGCACTTTTCCCTTGGCTTGATTTAGAACGTCAAGTAAAAATTGAAGGAAATATTGAAAAAATATCAACAACTGAATCTTTAAAATATTTTCTCTCACGCCCAAAAGGTAGTCAAATAGGAGCTTGGGTTTCACATCAAAGTCAAGTTATAAGTTCAAGAAGTCTTCTTGAACAAAAATTTGATGAAATAAAAAGAAAATTTGTAAAAGGTGAAGTTCCTTTTCCTGATTTTTGGGGAGGATATATAATAAAACCCACAAAAATAGAGTTTTGGCAAGGTGGACAAGACAGACTTCATGATAGATTTTTATATGAGTTAAAAGATGATAATACTTGGACTATTTCAAGACTTGCTCCTTAA